One genomic region from Acidimicrobiales bacterium encodes:
- a CDS encoding enoyl-CoA hydratase-related protein: MTYKNETILVDIDGGVATVTLNRPDAHNAMDAAMLDEFHAALRGLDADPAVRAIVLTGAGKSYCAGVDISSGADAFHQDENSALEADAAMVVDNFSLWRLRTPLIGAINGAAIGAGLTLALLVDIVFVADDAKLSFRFSRLGILPEANSLWLLPRLVGIQHALDLLLSGRDFSGAEAAAIGLVKQAVPRAELLATAQAYARDIADNASPMSTALIKRLTYQYLQETDRGAAMTEETDWTWWTGTQPDIVEAMTARMERRAPQWITTKLDVPDKLPPRD; the protein is encoded by the coding sequence ATGACGTACAAGAACGAAACCATCCTCGTCGACATCGACGGCGGCGTGGCCACGGTCACGCTGAACCGTCCCGACGCCCACAACGCCATGGACGCGGCGATGCTCGACGAGTTTCACGCCGCGCTGCGCGGCCTCGACGCCGACCCCGCCGTGCGCGCCATCGTGCTTACCGGCGCCGGCAAGTCGTACTGCGCCGGGGTTGACATCTCGAGCGGGGCCGATGCCTTCCACCAGGACGAGAACAGCGCCCTCGAAGCCGACGCGGCGATGGTCGTCGACAACTTCTCGCTGTGGCGCCTGCGCACGCCCCTCATCGGCGCCATCAACGGCGCGGCGATCGGCGCCGGGCTCACGCTGGCGTTGCTCGTCGACATCGTGTTCGTGGCCGACGACGCCAAGCTCAGCTTCCGCTTCAGCCGCCTCGGCATCCTGCCGGAGGCCAACTCGCTGTGGCTGCTGCCGCGCCTCGTCGGCATCCAGCATGCGCTCGACCTGTTGCTGTCGGGCCGCGACTTCTCCGGCGCCGAGGCCGCGGCGATCGGTCTTGTCAAGCAAGCGGTGCCCCGCGCCGAACTGCTGGCGACGGCGCAGGCGTACGCCCGCGACATCGCCGACAACGCATCACCGATGTCGACGGCGCTCATCAAGCGCCTGACGTACCAGTACCTCCAGGAGACCGACCGCGGCGCGGCCATGACCGAGGAGACCGACTGGACGTGGTGGACGGGAACGCAGCCCGACATCGTCGAGGCCATGACGGCGCGCATGGAACGCCGGGCGCCGCAGTGGATCACCACCAAGCTCGACGTGCCCGACAAGCTCCCGCCGCGCGACTGA
- a CDS encoding amidase: MSATPLTVKDAAAALRAGEVTSVALTQAAIDRAERLDKELGTYIVRGDDAALAAAAAADAKFAAGVDDGPLQGIPVGVKDIVATADAPTTCQSLVMDPEWCAGEDAPVVARLRAAGAVITGKTTTMEFAIGTPDFSKPFPIPRNPWNTECWAGGSSSGTGNGVAAGLFFAGIGTDTGGSIRIPSAFCGVTGLMPTYGRVPKSGVFPLGYSLDHTGPLARGAWDCAAMLDVLAGYDATDPYCSQRPVDDYVGALTGSVDGLRIGVVRAFHFAPDDDPSVVAAFDAAVAQLGDLGARVTEIVLPYYLEITAAMLVTMCAEAFAIHRRDMASRWDDYFENTRQIVALGALFSGSDYVQAQRVRRVAQRALAGLFSDVDVILTPTATVGSPTYAAMEASGPLGLLAKVHTGYWDAVGNPVLALPIGFTSEGLPLSMQLAGRPFDEATILRAGDAYQSATDWHVRIPPMAQEVQA; encoded by the coding sequence GTGAGTGCCACTCCGCTCACCGTGAAGGACGCAGCCGCGGCGCTACGCGCCGGTGAGGTCACGAGCGTCGCGCTCACCCAGGCGGCGATCGATCGCGCCGAGCGGCTCGACAAGGAACTCGGCACCTACATCGTCCGCGGTGACGACGCGGCGCTCGCCGCCGCGGCGGCCGCCGACGCCAAGTTCGCCGCGGGCGTCGACGACGGCCCGCTGCAAGGCATCCCCGTCGGCGTGAAGGACATCGTCGCCACCGCCGACGCGCCGACCACGTGCCAGAGCCTGGTGATGGACCCGGAGTGGTGCGCCGGAGAGGACGCGCCGGTCGTCGCCCGCTTGCGCGCCGCCGGTGCGGTGATCACCGGTAAGACGACGACGATGGAGTTCGCCATCGGTACGCCCGACTTCTCCAAGCCGTTCCCGATCCCGCGCAACCCTTGGAACACGGAGTGCTGGGCCGGCGGGTCGAGTTCGGGTACCGGCAACGGCGTCGCCGCCGGACTGTTCTTCGCCGGTATCGGCACCGACACCGGCGGCAGCATCCGTATCCCGTCGGCGTTCTGCGGCGTGACCGGGCTCATGCCGACGTACGGGCGCGTGCCGAAGTCGGGCGTGTTCCCGCTCGGCTACTCGCTCGACCACACCGGCCCGCTGGCGCGCGGCGCGTGGGACTGCGCGGCGATGCTCGACGTGCTCGCCGGCTACGACGCCACGGACCCGTACTGCTCGCAACGTCCCGTCGACGACTACGTCGGCGCGCTTACCGGATCCGTCGACGGCCTGCGCATCGGCGTGGTGCGCGCTTTTCACTTCGCGCCCGACGACGACCCCTCCGTCGTTGCCGCCTTCGACGCCGCCGTCGCCCAGTTGGGCGACCTCGGTGCGCGCGTGACGGAGATCGTGTTGCCGTACTACCTGGAGATCACGGCCGCGATGCTCGTCACGATGTGCGCCGAGGCGTTCGCCATTCACCGCCGGGATATGGCGAGCCGCTGGGACGACTACTTCGAGAACACGCGGCAGATCGTGGCGCTGGGCGCGCTGTTCAGCGGTAGCGACTACGTGCAGGCGCAGCGCGTGCGCCGCGTTGCGCAGCGCGCGCTGGCGGGGTTGTTCAGCGACGTCGACGTGATCCTCACGCCCACGGCGACCGTGGGGTCTCCGACGTATGCCGCCATGGAGGCGAGTGGCCCGCTCGGCCTGCTGGCCAAAGTGCACACGGGATACTGGGACGCGGTCGGCAACCCGGTGCTCGCGCTGCCAATCGGCTTCACCTCCGAAGGCCTGCCGCTGAGCATGCAACTGGCGGGTCGACCCTTCGACGAGGCCACGATCCTGCGCGCCGGCGACGCGTACCAGTCGGCCACCGACTGGCACGTGCGTATCCCGCCCATGGCCCAGGAGGTGCAGGCATGA
- a CDS encoding CocE/NonD family hydrolase: MILGVARGLLCFALASVLGIAAFAPAAGASDPNAYTLTQTYIASSNGVKLHTAVFRPAGAGPTAKTPVILTVSPYFTSGMTPLGPYDPSGNPTPTPGSFAERASVFAHGYSVVQVALRGYGASTGCYDEGGPGERQDVKRAVEWAASQPWSTGRVGMVGHSYDAQTQLMALGMHPKGLAAVVPSAAPAGYANFFSAGVSTVTGRAFGAFYGVSDLLPPSTKAPASQQVNAAHGPLSYPTCYATTPVGTYSDRADSRYWRDRDLGALAAGTTIPVMAEQGFDDFNVRSSNFTAFWSGLKGPKRAFLGPWDHGLSHDGPGNTFETLRWLDAWVKNDPAAQAYERAAPPITVQDIDGRYRAEETWPPADAVGKAFRIRSGDYLDSAVNFSENGLPPAVTGAAGLKKAPTPLPTGVGTWTFSQPLAQSLRISGQPSARVHVRSVAPRTTLIALLYDVAPNGNAKFVGRGGRLLRARGEQTVTVTLYPNDWEFAPGHRVGLLLTGSDGVWLETGNTGTVVHVIGGSLVLPALTQPRTAFLPGGPYPVLPQIPPFRISPQTIRQRS; the protein is encoded by the coding sequence GTGATCTTGGGCGTCGCGCGCGGACTGCTGTGTTTCGCGCTCGCGAGCGTGCTCGGTATCGCGGCGTTCGCTCCCGCGGCGGGCGCGTCGGACCCAAACGCGTACACGTTGACGCAGACGTACATCGCGTCGAGCAACGGTGTGAAGTTGCACACGGCGGTGTTCCGTCCCGCAGGTGCCGGGCCTACCGCGAAGACCCCCGTCATCCTCACCGTCAGCCCGTACTTCACGAGCGGCATGACACCGCTCGGTCCCTACGACCCCTCGGGCAACCCGACGCCGACCCCGGGGAGCTTCGCCGAGCGCGCGTCGGTCTTCGCCCACGGCTACAGCGTGGTGCAGGTGGCCTTGCGCGGCTACGGCGCCAGCACGGGTTGCTACGACGAGGGCGGCCCGGGTGAGCGCCAGGACGTGAAGCGCGCCGTCGAGTGGGCGGCGTCGCAGCCGTGGTCGACGGGCAGGGTCGGCATGGTCGGCCACAGCTACGACGCGCAGACGCAGTTGATGGCGCTCGGCATGCACCCGAAGGGACTTGCCGCGGTCGTGCCGTCGGCGGCGCCCGCGGGCTACGCCAACTTCTTCTCCGCGGGCGTGAGCACGGTGACGGGCCGCGCCTTCGGTGCCTTCTACGGCGTCAGCGACCTCCTGCCGCCGAGCACCAAGGCGCCGGCGTCACAACAGGTGAACGCCGCGCACGGTCCGCTGTCGTACCCCACGTGTTATGCGACCACGCCGGTGGGCACCTACTCCGATCGCGCCGACAGCCGGTACTGGCGCGACCGCGACCTCGGCGCGCTGGCGGCGGGCACCACCATCCCGGTGATGGCGGAGCAGGGCTTCGACGACTTCAACGTGCGGTCGTCGAACTTCACCGCGTTCTGGTCGGGCCTCAAGGGCCCCAAGCGCGCCTTCCTCGGTCCGTGGGATCACGGCCTCAGCCACGACGGGCCGGGCAACACCTTCGAGACGCTGCGCTGGCTCGACGCGTGGGTGAAGAACGACCCCGCAGCGCAGGCCTACGAGCGTGCCGCGCCGCCGATCACGGTGCAGGACATCGACGGTCGCTACCGGGCCGAGGAGACGTGGCCGCCGGCCGATGCAGTGGGGAAGGCGTTCCGCATCCGCAGCGGCGACTACCTCGACAGTGCCGTCAACTTCAGCGAGAACGGGCTGCCGCCCGCGGTGACCGGCGCCGCCGGACTCAAGAAAGCGCCCACGCCGCTGCCCACCGGCGTCGGCACGTGGACGTTCTCGCAGCCGCTGGCGCAGTCGCTGCGCATCTCCGGTCAACCGTCGGCGCGCGTGCACGTTCGCAGCGTCGCGCCCCGCACGACGCTGATCGCCCTGCTCTACGACGTGGCGCCGAACGGCAACGCCAAGTTCGTCGGCCGCGGCGGTCGCCTCCTGCGCGCCCGCGGCGAGCAGACCGTCACCGTCACGCTGTACCCGAACGACTGGGAGTTCGCACCCGGCCACCGCGTCGGTCTACTGCTCACCGGTTCTGACGGCGTGTGGCTCGAGACCGGCAACACCGGCACCGTCGTCCACGTCATCGGCGGCAGCCTCGTCCTACCGGCGCTCACCCAGCCGCGCACCGCGTTCTTGCCCGGTGGCCCCTATCCGGTGCTGCCGCAGATCCCGCCGTTCCGCATCAGCCCGCAGACGATCCGCCAACGCAGCTAG
- a CDS encoding CocE/NonD family hydrolase, which translates to MPHSIRIDYDVEMKTRDGVILRADVVRPDINAKVPAIVSRTPYNKGVQFATNRYCPPWTAAQAGYAYVLQDIRGRFASEGEWDFKDLTAANVDDGYDTIEWVASQPWSDGNVGMAGGSYVAETQIAAAMSNPPHLRAIAPSLMGMGPVRAIGHGSLPLESMTIGWMSGLAIDRVMKLLPTGGADPADLTTLLNAMTRPDLASQTLPLRDLLTLRSAGMPRYTDTVEMVENVVTLKGGHQEKLFHVPALWTWGWYDNAGGADQFNLMRETSATEVARNDTRMIIGPWTHNFAGNFVGCLGVGGLGSAEGSGVAALHLKYYDRHLRGADVDIAPVRYFVLGVNEWREADAWPIPGTEFQRWYLHSRGRANSAAGDGVLSRAEPVSSESPDCYEYNPHDPAPSWGFRVMYTGGTTVAGPYEQTRVEQRDDVLCYTSPPFTEPTELVGDITANLWFSTDVKDTDFVVKLCVVWPGGTSINLADGAVRARYRDGYTTPSLLEPGAVYGIEVQLGPCGYRFEPGMSVRLQITSSAFPHLDRNMNTGNSVGDDASGPVAHTALFHDAEHPSYVTLPIQPEPGPMVLPPLPF; encoded by the coding sequence ATGCCTCACAGCATCCGCATCGACTATGACGTCGAGATGAAGACGCGCGACGGCGTCATCCTGCGCGCCGACGTCGTGCGCCCCGACATCAACGCGAAGGTGCCGGCGATCGTGTCGCGCACGCCGTACAACAAGGGCGTCCAGTTCGCCACGAACCGGTACTGCCCGCCGTGGACCGCGGCGCAGGCGGGCTACGCCTACGTGCTGCAGGACATCCGCGGCCGCTTCGCGTCCGAGGGCGAGTGGGACTTCAAGGATCTGACCGCCGCCAACGTCGACGACGGGTACGACACGATCGAGTGGGTGGCGTCGCAGCCTTGGAGCGACGGCAACGTCGGCATGGCGGGCGGCTCGTACGTCGCCGAAACCCAGATCGCGGCGGCCATGAGCAACCCGCCGCACCTGCGCGCCATCGCCCCGTCGCTCATGGGCATGGGACCGGTGCGGGCGATCGGCCACGGCAGTCTGCCGCTCGAGTCGATGACCATCGGCTGGATGTCGGGCCTCGCCATCGACCGCGTGATGAAGCTGCTGCCGACGGGAGGCGCCGACCCGGCCGACCTCACGACTCTGCTCAACGCCATGACCCGTCCCGACTTGGCGTCACAGACGCTGCCACTACGAGACTTGCTCACGCTGCGCAGCGCCGGCATGCCGCGCTACACCGACACGGTCGAGATGGTCGAGAACGTGGTGACGCTCAAGGGTGGCCATCAGGAGAAGCTGTTCCACGTGCCGGCGCTATGGACGTGGGGCTGGTACGACAACGCGGGCGGGGCCGACCAGTTCAACTTGATGCGCGAGACGTCGGCCACCGAAGTGGCCCGCAACGACACGCGCATGATCATCGGTCCGTGGACGCACAACTTCGCCGGCAACTTCGTCGGCTGTCTCGGCGTCGGCGGGCTGGGTTCGGCCGAAGGCTCCGGCGTGGCCGCGCTGCACCTCAAGTACTACGACCGTCACCTCCGCGGCGCCGACGTCGACATCGCGCCGGTGCGCTACTTCGTGCTCGGCGTCAACGAGTGGCGGGAGGCCGATGCCTGGCCGATCCCCGGCACCGAGTTCCAGCGCTGGTACCTCCACTCCCGCGGCCGTGCGAACTCGGCCGCGGGCGACGGTGTTCTGTCCCGCGCCGAACCCGTGTCCAGCGAGTCACCCGACTGCTACGAGTACAACCCGCACGACCCAGCGCCGTCGTGGGGCTTCCGCGTCATGTACACCGGCGGCACCACGGTCGCGGGACCGTACGAGCAAACCCGCGTCGAGCAGCGCGACGACGTCCTCTGCTACACGTCGCCGCCCTTCACCGAGCCGACCGAACTCGTGGGTGACATCACCGCCAACCTGTGGTTCAGCACCGACGTCAAGGACACCGACTTCGTCGTGAAGCTGTGCGTCGTGTGGCCCGGCGGCACGTCGATCAACCTGGCCGACGGCGCGGTGCGCGCCCGCTACCGCGACGGGTACACGACGCCGTCACTGCTCGAACCCGGCGCCGTCTACGGCATCGAAGTGCAGCTGGGTCCCTGCGGCTACCGCTTCGAACCCGGCATGTCCGTGCGCTTGCAGATCACGTCGAGCGCGTTCCCCCACCTCGACCGCAATATGAACACCGGCAACTCGGTCGGCGACGACGCCTCGGGCCCCGTCGCCCACACCGCGTTGTTCCACGACGCCGAGCACCCCAGCTACGTGACTCTCCCGATCCAGCCCGAGCCCGGTCCGATGGTGCTCCCACCTTTGCCGTTCTAA
- a CDS encoding aminotransferase class III-fold pyridoxal phosphate-dependent enzyme: MSGAAPYERSTQGSAQLAAGDAVRLARDAFAQMAVTEEVLHGEADRNVLVETDDARRYVLKVARAGASRAELDFEVRLLEHLAGKELPFGVPRALPTVTGEYVAATSFGGREHLARLLTWVPGTLLSSLPWHRPELLREVGATAARLTEALSDFDDPAAARTHHWDMRRAPEAVRECVGFVDDAARRGAIDRIVGWFDEYVTPKLDGLPTGIVHQDLNDFNVLVTHAPDGTAHVSGVIDPSDALHTVQVAELAIAVAYAMLRKPDPLAAACEVVRGFDDVRPLSDDELAVVFPLAAVRLCANATTWSRRQAEDGANEYGRARMRHTFPVIEHLALIEPRVAEARLRHACGRVAVGAASRVAAWLATANTAPLLGDAPVSYVDLSPASERWDGPDEPAALGSAGAVYAGYDEARFGDAAPRGEGAVEPATISLGVDVFCPAGTTIHAPFAGMVETRDGDGLVLRHATGDGVTFWTHVRGLAPSAVAALAAGDTLGTATAALHVQVLCLPTAVPRRVRASEREFWRGVALDPTQLLGVAPHASTALRVDDVLRVREQRIARSQRSYYQRPPNLVRGRGAWFTDEDGLQYLDAVNNVTHVGHCHPHVVAAGVRQMRRLNTNSRFVYEALATYADRLAARLPDPLNVLFFVCTGSEANDLALRMARTTTQREDVYVLDAAYHGNTIAVTGISPNRYDGPGGTGAPATTHAFAQPDRYRGAYGYDDARAGEHYAADAVAVVDRLVAANRPPAAFFAESLMGTAGQVVLPDGYLAAVFAAVRAAGGLCVSDEVQVGFGRLGTNFWGFEDHGVVPDIVTMGKPMGNGHPIAAVATTREIADAFDNGMRYFNTFAGNPVSCAIAHAVLDVLDDEDLQHNAEVVGSHFVARLTALQDRHELVGDVRGKGLYAGVELVTSRATKEPATRQAYLISERMMRLGVITYPNARFDNVLKFKPPMMFTLDDADRVVDTLDRVLTEGW, encoded by the coding sequence GTGAGCGGCGCCGCGCCGTACGAGCGCAGCACGCAGGGCAGCGCGCAACTCGCGGCCGGCGACGCCGTCCGTCTCGCGCGCGACGCCTTTGCGCAGATGGCCGTCACCGAAGAGGTGCTGCACGGCGAAGCCGACCGCAACGTGCTCGTGGAAACGGACGACGCCCGGCGCTACGTCCTGAAGGTGGCGCGCGCCGGCGCGTCGCGCGCCGAGTTGGACTTCGAAGTCCGCCTGCTGGAGCACCTGGCGGGCAAGGAACTGCCCTTCGGAGTACCGCGCGCGCTGCCGACGGTGACCGGTGAGTACGTGGCCGCGACGAGCTTCGGCGGCCGCGAGCACCTGGCGCGGCTGCTGACCTGGGTGCCGGGCACGCTGCTGTCGTCACTGCCGTGGCATCGGCCCGAATTGTTGCGCGAGGTCGGCGCGACCGCCGCCCGGCTCACGGAGGCGCTGTCCGATTTCGACGATCCGGCCGCAGCGCGCACCCACCACTGGGACATGCGGCGCGCCCCCGAAGCGGTACGCGAATGCGTCGGCTTCGTGGACGACGCGGCGCGGCGCGGCGCGATCGACCGCATCGTCGGCTGGTTCGACGAGTACGTGACGCCCAAGCTCGACGGCCTTCCGACGGGGATCGTCCACCAGGACCTCAACGACTTCAACGTGCTCGTCACGCACGCGCCCGACGGCACGGCGCACGTCAGCGGCGTGATCGACCCGAGCGACGCCCTGCACACCGTGCAGGTCGCCGAACTCGCGATCGCAGTCGCCTACGCCATGCTGCGCAAGCCCGATCCGCTCGCCGCGGCGTGCGAAGTCGTGCGCGGCTTCGACGACGTGCGCCCGCTCAGCGACGACGAACTCGCGGTGGTGTTCCCGCTCGCGGCCGTGCGCTTGTGCGCCAACGCGACGACCTGGTCCCGGCGCCAAGCCGAAGACGGCGCCAACGAGTACGGCCGGGCCCGCATGCGCCACACCTTTCCGGTGATCGAGCACCTGGCACTGATCGAACCGCGCGTCGCCGAGGCGCGGTTGCGCCACGCGTGCGGGCGGGTGGCGGTGGGCGCCGCGTCCCGGGTTGCCGCATGGCTCGCGACCGCGAACACAGCCCCGCTGCTCGGCGACGCTCCGGTGAGCTACGTCGATCTCTCCCCGGCGTCGGAACGCTGGGACGGCCCGGACGAACCCGCGGCGCTTGGCTCGGCGGGCGCGGTCTACGCCGGCTACGACGAGGCGCGCTTCGGCGACGCCGCGCCGCGGGGCGAGGGCGCCGTCGAACCCGCCACCATCAGCCTCGGCGTCGACGTGTTCTGCCCCGCCGGCACGACGATCCACGCGCCCTTCGCCGGCATGGTGGAGACACGCGACGGGGACGGCCTCGTGCTACGACACGCGACCGGCGACGGCGTCACGTTCTGGACGCACGTCCGCGGCCTCGCGCCCAGCGCCGTGGCCGCGCTCGCGGCCGGTGACACGCTGGGCACGGCCACCGCAGCTCTACACGTGCAGGTCCTGTGCCTGCCGACCGCCGTGCCCCGCCGCGTGCGCGCCAGCGAGCGCGAGTTCTGGCGCGGGGTCGCGCTCGATCCCACGCAGCTTCTCGGTGTCGCCCCCCATGCGTCCACAGCGCTGCGCGTCGACGACGTGCTGCGCGTGCGCGAGCAGCGCATCGCCCGTTCGCAGCGCTCGTACTACCAGCGCCCGCCGAACCTCGTGCGCGGCCGCGGCGCGTGGTTCACCGACGAGGACGGCCTCCAGTATCTCGACGCGGTCAACAACGTGACCCACGTCGGCCATTGCCACCCCCACGTCGTCGCCGCCGGTGTTCGCCAGATGCGGCGGCTCAACACCAACAGCCGCTTCGTCTACGAAGCGTTGGCGACCTACGCCGACCGTTTGGCGGCCCGGCTGCCCGATCCGCTGAACGTGCTGTTCTTCGTGTGCACCGGTAGCGAGGCCAACGACCTGGCGTTGCGCATGGCGCGCACGACGACGCAGCGCGAAGACGTGTACGTGCTCGACGCCGCGTACCACGGCAACACCATCGCGGTCACCGGCATCAGCCCGAACCGTTACGACGGTCCCGGGGGTACGGGCGCGCCGGCGACGACTCACGCCTTCGCCCAGCCCGACCGCTACCGCGGCGCGTACGGCTACGACGACGCGCGCGCGGGCGAGCACTACGCCGCCGACGCCGTCGCGGTCGTCGATCGCCTCGTGGCCGCGAACCGACCGCCCGCCGCGTTCTTCGCCGAGTCGTTGATGGGTACCGCCGGCCAGGTGGTGCTGCCCGACGGCTACCTCGCCGCGGTGTTCGCCGCCGTGCGCGCCGCCGGCGGGTTGTGCGTGAGCGACGAAGTGCAGGTCGGCTTCGGCCGCCTCGGCACCAACTTCTGGGGCTTCGAGGACCACGGCGTTGTGCCCGACATCGTCACGATGGGCAAGCCAATGGGCAACGGTCACCCGATCGCCGCGGTAGCGACCACGCGCGAGATCGCCGACGCCTTCGACAACGGCATGCGCTACTTCAACACCTTCGCCGGCAACCCGGTCTCGTGCGCCATCGCCCACGCCGTGCTCGACGTGCTCGACGACGAAGACCTCCAGCACAACGCCGAGGTCGTCGGTTCGCACTTCGTCGCCCGGCTGACGGCGTTGCAGGACCGCCATGAACTGGTCGGCGACGTGCGCGGCAAGGGCCTCTACGCCGGCGTCGAACTGGTCACGTCGCGCGCCACCAAAGAACCCGCCACGCGCCAGGCGTATCTGATCAGCGAGCGCATGATGCGCCTCGGCGTGATCACCTACCCCAACGCGCGCTTCGACAACGTGCTCAAGTTCAAGCCGCCGATGATGTTCACCCTCGACGACGCCGACCGCGTGGTCGACACGCTCGACCGCGTCCTCACCGAAGGCTGGTAG
- a CDS encoding C45 family peptidase — protein MTRTLLLEGEPAARGEAHGEQARDLIVEAAQRWRHDVGEHWADHLAALVDHGGFQATARARTPWLVEELEGVARASGVDVRTVWALNLLDEDWWTRAANIRAEACSGFGVQPGPAQDAVIGQNMDLPSWLDGLQVLLDVRPSRGPRVLAPSYAGMVATNALNEHGIGVCVNTLDQLPTDAHGLPVAFVIRLMADQRSFADAVAVVNSVPHASGQNYIVGSPDGVADLECGAGGVRDVTGTSPWLAHTNHPIGAAAVDGTSGGHVTNSEQRLDAIRQHLENSVGPIGVADAAAFLREPPLCRGTGGDRGFTFYSVVMTLAGQPALHLTAGPPSRHDYVTHRFG, from the coding sequence GTGACACGGACGTTGCTGCTCGAAGGCGAGCCCGCGGCCCGGGGTGAGGCGCACGGGGAGCAGGCGCGCGATCTCATCGTCGAAGCGGCACAACGGTGGCGTCACGACGTCGGCGAGCACTGGGCCGACCACCTCGCGGCGCTGGTCGACCACGGCGGCTTCCAGGCGACGGCCCGCGCCCGCACACCGTGGCTCGTGGAAGAACTCGAGGGCGTTGCCCGCGCGTCGGGCGTCGACGTGCGCACCGTGTGGGCGCTCAACCTGCTCGACGAGGACTGGTGGACGCGGGCGGCCAACATCCGCGCGGAGGCGTGCAGCGGCTTCGGCGTGCAGCCCGGTCCCGCGCAAGACGCGGTGATCGGTCAGAACATGGATCTGCCTTCGTGGCTCGACGGGCTGCAGGTGCTGCTCGACGTCCGGCCGAGCCGCGGCCCGCGCGTGCTGGCGCCGTCGTATGCCGGGATGGTCGCGACCAACGCACTCAACGAACACGGCATCGGCGTGTGCGTCAACACCCTCGACCAGTTGCCGACGGACGCGCACGGGCTGCCGGTCGCCTTCGTTATCCGCTTAATGGCGGACCAGCGTTCGTTCGCCGATGCCGTAGCAGTGGTGAATTCGGTGCCGCACGCGTCAGGGCAGAACTACATCGTCGGCTCGCCCGACGGCGTCGCCGACCTCGAGTGCGGCGCCGGCGGCGTGCGCGACGTCACCGGCACGTCGCCGTGGCTGGCCCACACGAATCACCCGATCGGCGCGGCGGCCGTCGACGGAACGAGCGGTGGGCACGTCACCAACTCCGAGCAGCGCCTCGACGCGATCCGCCAGCACCTCGAAAACTCCGTCGGGCCGATCGGTGTCGCCGACGCCGCGGCGTTCCTGCGCGAGCCGCCGCTGTGCCGGGGCACGGGCGGCGATCGCGGCTTCACCTTCTACTCGGTCGTCATGACACTCGCGGGCCAACCCGCGCTGCATCTCACCGCTGGACCACCGTCGCGCCACGACTACGTGACGCACCGCTTCGGCTAG
- a CDS encoding FAD:protein FMN transferase, producing the protein MPAELRFDAMGTSCLVAVQGDAGLLPYAAARVEQLESRWSRFRPDSEISRLRGANGAPVAVTADTYRLVETACAAWRATAGRYDPTVLDAVAANGYDRSFGDLEATSTPRSVAAAAPGCAAISFDADASTVLLPPGVGVDPGGIGKGLAGDMLVAELMARGAEGVLVDLGGDVRCAGQGPAAGRWVVDIADPFGKSALVHLALTDGAVATSSRLRRCWGPDGSWHHIVDPSSGAPATHDLVAATVVAGDGWWAEALATAVMVAGDTSVASNASVIAVRGDGSLIGSQDLVELAA; encoded by the coding sequence GTGCCAGCTGAACTGCGCTTCGACGCGATGGGCACGTCGTGTCTCGTCGCGGTGCAGGGCGACGCCGGCCTGCTGCCCTATGCCGCCGCGCGCGTCGAGCAACTCGAGTCGCGCTGGAGCCGCTTCCGGCCCGACAGCGAGATCAGCCGTCTGCGCGGCGCGAACGGCGCCCCGGTTGCGGTGACGGCCGACACGTACCGGCTGGTGGAAACGGCGTGCGCCGCCTGGCGCGCCACCGCCGGCCGCTACGACCCGACCGTGCTCGACGCCGTCGCGGCCAACGGATACGACCGATCATTTGGCGACCTCGAGGCCACGTCGACACCCCGCTCCGTGGCAGCCGCCGCGCCCGGATGCGCTGCGATCAGTTTCGACGCCGACGCCAGCACGGTGCTCCTGCCACCTGGCGTCGGCGTCGATCCGGGCGGCATCGGCAAGGGCCTCGCCGGAGACATGCTCGTGGCCGAACTGATGGCACGCGGCGCCGAGGGCGTGCTCGTCGACCTCGGTGGCGACGTGCGCTGCGCCGGACAAGGTCCCGCGGCCGGGCGCTGGGTGGTCGATATCGCCGACCCATTCGGCAAGTCCGCGCTCGTGCATCTCGCGCTGACCGATGGCGCAGTCGCCACCAGCAGCCGGCTGCGCCGGTGCTGGGGCCCGGACGGCAGTTGGCACCACATCGTCGACCCCTCGAGCGGCGCGCCCGCAACCCATGATCTCGTCGCCGCCACCGTCGTCGCCGGCGACGGCTGGTGGGCTGAAGCGCTGGCGACCGCAGTCATGGTGGCCGGCGACACCAGCGTCGCCAGCAACGCATCGGTGATCGCCGTGCGCGGCGACGGCTCGCTGATCGGCTCCCAAGATCTTGTGGAGTTGGCGGCGTGA